One genomic region from Rattus norvegicus strain BN/NHsdMcwi chromosome 10, GRCr8, whole genome shotgun sequence encodes:
- the Sectm1a gene encoding secreted and transmembrane 1 precursor has product MLTRPVVSTIPTLRLFSILLMVVSLNAQNKSWDRPICTENIVSVPRGRPAVMSCNISNTFTDVTIQLTAHGKDRTIFKKKPQGNFSWSGWELHVQGGQAQLVIKDAQDDHRGIYLWQLHGRQRYYRNITLNVSEPSNEDKVTDTRLFTSLPDQVKSSQLEAKPGTLMGVIIAVLALGVPGILALICYRHCRSQKPHWVRRF; this is encoded by the exons ATGCTGACCCGTCCTGTGGTGTCCACCATCCCTACTCTCAGGCTGTTCAGCATCCTCCTCATGGTTGTTTCCCTGAATGCTCAGAATAAAA GCTGGGACAGACCTATCTGCACGGAGAACATTGTGTCTGTGCCTAGAGGCAGGCCTGCAGTGATGAGCTGTAACATCTCTAACACCTTCACCGATGTCACCATCCAGCTGACTGCCCATGGGAAGGACAGGACCATCTTCAAGAAAAAGCCCCAAGGAAACTTCTCTTGGAGTGGGTGGGAGCTCCATGTTCAAGGGGGGCAGGCACAGCTTGTCATCAAAGACGCCCAGGACGACCACAGAGGGATATACTTGTGGCAGCTGCATGGACGCCAGAGATATTACAGAAACATCACCCTGAATGTTTCAG agccttcaAATGAGGACAAGGTCACAGACACGAGGCTGTTCACATCCCTCCCAG ATCAAGTCAAGAGCTCCCAGCTAGAGGCCAAGCCTGGGACCCTTATGGGAGTCATCATTGCTGTTTTGGCCTTGGGAGTCCCAGGAATCCTTGCACTTATCTGCTACAGGCACTGCCGTTCCCAGAAGCCCCATTGG GTAAGGAGGTTCTAA
- the Sectm1a gene encoding secreted and transmembrane 1 isoform X1: MLTRPVVSTIPTLRLFSILLMVVSLNAQNKSWDRPICTENIVSVPRGRPAVMSCNISNTFTDVTIQLTAHGKDRTIFKKKPQGNFSWSGWELHVQGGQAQLVIKDAQDDHRGIYLWQLHGRQRYYRNITLNVSEPSNEDKVTDTRLFTSLPGKEVLSLCPVEANGAACRVDSRERPPAWAYHVLPPWRPLEPQTSWNHHYMIDSAKDFVQFAGHKRPFPEGNGALGSVQKRGQ; encoded by the exons ATGCTGACCCGTCCTGTGGTGTCCACCATCCCTACTCTCAGGCTGTTCAGCATCCTCCTCATGGTTGTTTCCCTGAATGCTCAGAATAAAA GCTGGGACAGACCTATCTGCACGGAGAACATTGTGTCTGTGCCTAGAGGCAGGCCTGCAGTGATGAGCTGTAACATCTCTAACACCTTCACCGATGTCACCATCCAGCTGACTGCCCATGGGAAGGACAGGACCATCTTCAAGAAAAAGCCCCAAGGAAACTTCTCTTGGAGTGGGTGGGAGCTCCATGTTCAAGGGGGGCAGGCACAGCTTGTCATCAAAGACGCCCAGGACGACCACAGAGGGATATACTTGTGGCAGCTGCATGGACGCCAGAGATATTACAGAAACATCACCCTGAATGTTTCAG agccttcaAATGAGGACAAGGTCACAGACACGAGGCTGTTCACATCCCTCCCAG GTAAGGAGGTTCTAAGTCTGTGCCCAGTGGAAGCTAATGGAGCTGCCTGCAGAGTTGATTCCAGAGAGAGGCCACCAGCATGGGCTTATCATGTTCTTCCTCCTTGGAGGCCTCTGGAACCCCAAACATCATGGAATCATCATTACATGATTGACAGTGCAAAAGACTTTGTTCAGTTTGCTGGGCACAAAAGACCTTTCCCTGAGGGTAATGGAGCTCTTGGTTCTGTGCAGAAGAGGGGACAGTGA